The Acidimicrobiia bacterium genome contains the following window.
CGGACGGCGTCACAACCTCACACTGTTTTCTCAGCAATACTGAGGTGCCTGGGGAGCAACAGCATTGCTGAGAAAACTCGAAACGTTGTGACTTTCGGCCCGCACGGCCTGTGCATCGCCGACCTACTCTGAAAACGAACTGTCAACAGGAGGAACGGGCGTGGAATACCGCACCGAACGTGACTCGATGGGCGAGGTCCTGGTACCGGCGGATGCCCTCTACGGAGCATCGACTCAGCGCGCAGTGGATAACTTTCCGATCTCGGGGTTGACCGTCGGCCGTCGACTGATTTGGGCTTTTGGACTCATGAAGGGCTCGGTAGCTGCAGTCTCCGGACCCGACGGCTACGTCGATGCCGACAAGGCCGATGCCATCCAGCAAGCCGCCGACCTCGTCATGTCGGGAGCCCTCGACGACCAGTTCCCGGTGGATGTCTTCCAGACCGGGTCCGGCACGTCGACGAACACGAACTCGAACGAGGTCATCGCTACCAAGGCCACCGAGATCCTCGGCGGCGAACCGGGCTCGAAGCTGGTTCATCCGAACGACCACGTGAACTTCGGTCAGTCGTCGAACGACACGTTCCCGACTGCGATGCACCTCGCCGCGGTGGAGGCCCTCAAGTCCGGGCTCCTTCCGGCGCTCGATCTGCTGGCCGGCTCGCTCGAGACGAAGGCGGTCGAGTTCGCCGATGTCGTGAAATCCGGACGCACGCACCTGATGGATGCGGTTCCCGTCACGCTCGGCCAGGAGTTCTCGGGCTGGGCGGCGCAGATGCGCAAGGCCGCCGAACGGGTGGAGAAGGTGCTTCCGGAACTAGCGGAACTCCCTCTCGGCGGTACC
Protein-coding sequences here:
- a CDS encoding lyase family protein, with product MGEVLVPADALYGASTQRAVDNFPISGLTVGRRLIWAFGLMKGSVAAVSGPDGYVDADKADAIQQAADLVMSGALDDQFPVDVFQTGSGTSTNTNSNEVIATKATEILGGEPGSKLVHPNDHVNFGQSSNDTFPTAMHLAAVEALKSGLLPALDLLAGSLETKAVEFADVVKSGRTHLMDAVPVTLGQEFSGWAAQMRKAAERVEKVLPELAELPLGGTAVGTGINCPEGFAAKVIAVMADKTGFPFREADNHSEAQAAKDAVVATSGVLKTIAQSLFKVVNDLRWL